In Spirochaeta thermophila DSM 6578, the following proteins share a genomic window:
- a CDS encoding Smr/MutS family protein, protein MAESFGDILREWEERERKTGGDLLHRYLDRYLPDERVVKEKKGGERRSPDSRSRKRPSTPQAVLDLHGFTREEAEIRLKAFLGEAQGKGYRVLLIVHGKGLHSEREPILKKVVYRTLESCPFVGRIETAPRRWGGAGAVVAFLRQRSR, encoded by the coding sequence GTGGCGGAATCGTTCGGTGACATTCTCAGGGAATGGGAAGAGCGTGAGAGGAAGACGGGAGGCGACCTCCTGCACAGATACCTCGATCGTTATCTCCCTGACGAGCGCGTGGTGAAGGAAAAGAAAGGTGGGGAAAGGCGATCCCCCGACTCCCGTTCCAGGAAGCGCCCTTCCACGCCTCAGGCCGTCCTCGACCTGCACGGTTTCACCAGGGAAGAGGCGGAGATACGCCTCAAAGCCTTCCTCGGAGAGGCCCAGGGGAAGGGGTACAGGGTGCTCCTCATCGTGCACGGGAAGGGCCTCCACTCCGAAAGGGAGCCCATCCTCAAAAAAGTGGTATACAGGACGCTCGAGTCGTGTCCCTTCGTCGGCAGGATAGAGACAGCCCCCCGCAGATGGGGCGGGGCTGGAGCCGTGGTGGCGTTCCTTCGTCAGCGTTCCCGGTAG
- a CDS encoding TraR/DksA family transcriptional regulator, whose product MDRAFLDQMKEKLLEMKRDILMNLAQENEELEELISNENEKDLVDIAANDLDRRILNSLEGHELRRLNQIDAALARIENGKYGYCLKDGKPIPRERLEAIPYALYCLDCQKELERKQRL is encoded by the coding sequence GTGGATAGAGCCTTTCTTGATCAGATGAAGGAGAAACTCCTTGAGATGAAGAGGGACATCCTCATGAATCTCGCACAGGAGAACGAGGAACTCGAGGAGCTCATCTCGAACGAAAACGAAAAGGATCTGGTGGACATCGCGGCGAACGATCTGGACAGGAGGATCCTCAATTCCCTCGAGGGTCATGAGTTAAGGCGTCTCAACCAGATCGATGCGGCCCTTGCCCGTATAGAGAACGGAAAGTATGGGTACTGCCTCAAGGACGGAAAGCCCATCCCGCGGGAACGTCTGGAGGCCATTCCTTACGCCCTCTACTGTCTGGACTGTCAGAAGGAACTGGAGCGAAAGCAGCGACTGTAG
- a CDS encoding MBL fold metallo-hydrolase produces the protein MVQKLVVGQLATNAYVYVSQVTGKALLIDPGADASRIVHWLEGLGILPSAMLCTHGHIDHVGAIGHLLDRLHHDRTIPVFLHEADLPLLEGAFDLQRAWLQSVGIPTADFDRPPVSSIHPLTDGRELEPWGLRLLHTPGHSPGSICLYAPEEGMLFSGDTLFREGVGRTDLPGGSWEELERSIIERLYPLADAIRVYPGHGPETTLGHEKRWNAFVREEGLTPRG, from the coding sequence ATGGTGCAAAAACTCGTGGTAGGTCAACTGGCGACCAATGCCTACGTGTACGTGTCCCAGGTCACGGGGAAGGCCCTCCTCATCGACCCAGGGGCGGATGCCTCACGGATCGTCCACTGGCTGGAAGGCCTCGGGATCCTCCCCTCCGCCATGCTGTGCACCCACGGACACATCGATCACGTGGGAGCCATCGGGCACCTCCTCGATCGCCTTCACCACGATCGGACCATCCCCGTCTTCCTCCACGAGGCCGATCTCCCCCTCCTCGAGGGAGCCTTCGACCTGCAGCGTGCCTGGCTCCAGTCCGTCGGGATACCCACAGCCGATTTCGACCGCCCACCCGTCTCTTCGATCCATCCCCTCACCGATGGGAGAGAACTCGAACCCTGGGGCCTCCGTCTCCTCCACACCCCTGGACACAGCCCCGGCAGTATCTGCCTGTACGCCCCCGAGGAGGGGATGCTCTTCTCAGGGGATACGCTCTTCCGGGAAGGGGTGGGAAGGACCGATCTTCCGGGAGGCTCGTGGGAGGAGCTGGAGAGGAGTATCATCGAACGGCTCTATCCACTTGCCGATGCGATACGGGTGTATCCGGGCCACGGTCCGGAGACGACGTTGGGCCATGAGAAGAGATGGAACGCCTTCGTACGGGAAGAGGGCCTCACGCCGAGAGGTTGA
- the infA gene encoding translation initiation factor IF-1: MAKEDAIEVEGIVKEALPNTMFRVELENGHLILAHLSGKMRKYFIRIVPGDRVKVALSPYDLTRGRIIYRER; this comes from the coding sequence GTGGCCAAAGAAGATGCGATCGAAGTGGAAGGGATCGTCAAAGAAGCGCTGCCCAATACCATGTTTCGAGTGGAGCTCGAGAACGGACATCTGATTCTCGCCCATCTTTCGGGAAAGATGAGAAAGTATTTCATCCGTATCGTCCCCGGTGACAGGGTGAAAGTCGCCCTCTCTCCTTATGACCTCACCCGGGGAAGGATCATCTACCGGGAACGCTGA